The Chryseolinea soli genome contains a region encoding:
- a CDS encoding SMP-30/gluconolactonase/LRE family protein, translating to MKYLIASMLAVALFACGKKEKLTSTIERIDPAFDALVDSDAEVEVIAEGFEWSEGPLWLPSANMLIFSDVPTNTIYKWTPEKGKEIYLIPSGYTGNIPRGGEMGSNGLALNNEGKLALAQHGDRRVAVMNAPLDAPAPNFVSLGDNYEGKKFNSPNDLVFNDKGDVFFTDPPYGLPNQENDTTRETPFQGVYKASQGKVTLITDSITRPNGIAFLPGYKTLIVANSDSNKAIWYAYDILENDSVANARIFHDATADAKKERGSPDGFKIDSQGNVFASGPGGLWIMNKEGKLLGKIKLSEATSNCALSPDEKTLYVTCDMYVGRIKLRK from the coding sequence ATGAAATACCTGATCGCCTCTATGCTTGCCGTTGCCTTGTTTGCCTGCGGCAAGAAGGAAAAACTAACCAGCACGATCGAACGCATCGACCCGGCCTTCGACGCCCTCGTGGACAGCGACGCCGAGGTGGAAGTGATAGCGGAGGGATTCGAATGGAGCGAAGGGCCGCTGTGGTTGCCGTCGGCCAACATGCTCATCTTCTCGGACGTGCCCACCAACACCATCTACAAATGGACACCCGAGAAGGGCAAAGAGATCTATCTCATCCCCTCGGGCTATACGGGCAACATCCCGCGCGGTGGCGAGATGGGCTCCAACGGCCTTGCATTGAACAATGAAGGCAAACTGGCGCTGGCCCAACACGGCGACCGTCGCGTGGCCGTGATGAATGCCCCGCTCGATGCACCTGCACCCAACTTTGTGTCGCTGGGTGACAACTATGAAGGCAAGAAGTTCAACAGCCCCAACGACCTCGTGTTCAACGACAAGGGCGACGTGTTCTTTACCGACCCGCCCTACGGTCTGCCCAACCAAGAGAATGACACCACGCGCGAGACCCCGTTCCAGGGTGTCTACAAGGCATCACAAGGAAAAGTGACGCTCATCACCGACTCGATCACACGACCGAACGGCATTGCGTTTCTCCCCGGATATAAAACGCTTATTGTCGCCAACTCGGATTCAAACAAGGCCATTTGGTATGCCTACGACATCCTGGAGAATGATTCGGTTGCCAATGCCCGCATTTTCCACGACGCCACGGCGGATGCAAAAAAAGAAAGAGGCTCGCCCGACGGGTTCAAGATCGACAGCCAGGGAAATGTTTTTGCCTCCGGACCCGGTGGCTTGTGGATCATGAACAAGGAAGGCAAGCTGCTCGGCAAAATAAAACTGTCGGAGGCCACATCAAACTGCGCGTTGTCGCCGGATGAGAAGACGTTGTATGTGACGTGCGATATGTATGTGGGAAGGATCAAGCTGCGGAAATAG
- a CDS encoding CBU_0592 family membrane protein, translated as MTWLIDILGWVGSVLVVAAYGLNTYKKITADSLAFYGMNIVGGIFLVIYSLEKGAYANTFINVIWVLIAIPAILRYWRTAK; from the coding sequence ATGACATGGTTGATCGATATATTGGGCTGGGTTGGGTCGGTGCTGGTGGTGGCGGCGTATGGGTTGAATACGTATAAGAAAATCACGGCCGACTCGCTGGCGTTCTATGGGATGAATATTGTCGGGGGTATTTTCCTGGTGATCTATTCGTTGGAGAAGGGAGCGTATGCCAATACGTTTATCAATGTGATCTGGGTGCTCATTGCGATCCCTGCTATTCTCCGGTATTGGCGAACCGCGAAGTGA
- a CDS encoding cation diffusion facilitator family transporter — MDQQRKNIRIQRGVAILSVVLLLIKLVAYYLTHSVAVLTDALESIVNVVAGFVGFYSLIVSAKPRDADHPYGHGKVEYLSAALEGSMIAIAGVLIFYKSITNLIHPEPIHQLDVGIVLITATALLNYFAGSICIREGKKSHSVALVASGKHLQSDTYSTLGILVGLVAIYLTDLYWLDSVVAMFFSGVILFTSYKIIRTSIAGIMDESDNELLAELVTTLNNNRRENWIDLHNLRIIKYGSILHLDCHQTVPWYLNVNEAHAEIDALAEPVRKAFGESLELFVHSDGCLEFSCRICSKSDCPVRKHAFEKRVQWTVENVSVNKKHSIETADGPLTDRNGK; from the coding sequence ATGGACCAGCAACGAAAAAACATACGCATACAACGAGGGGTGGCCATCCTTTCGGTGGTCTTGCTGCTGATCAAGCTGGTGGCCTATTACCTCACGCACTCCGTGGCCGTGCTCACCGACGCGTTGGAGAGCATTGTGAATGTTGTTGCCGGCTTTGTGGGGTTCTACAGCCTCATCGTGAGCGCCAAGCCAAGAGATGCCGACCATCCCTATGGTCATGGCAAGGTAGAATACCTCTCGGCGGCGTTGGAGGGGAGCATGATCGCCATTGCCGGTGTACTCATTTTTTATAAGTCCATCACCAACCTGATCCATCCCGAACCGATCCACCAACTCGATGTGGGCATTGTGCTCATCACGGCGACGGCATTGCTGAATTATTTTGCGGGAAGCATTTGTATCCGTGAAGGCAAAAAAAGTCATTCGGTAGCGCTGGTAGCGAGCGGCAAGCATCTGCAGTCGGATACGTATTCAACGCTTGGCATACTGGTCGGCCTGGTGGCCATTTACCTCACCGATCTGTATTGGCTCGACAGCGTGGTGGCGATGTTTTTTAGCGGGGTGATCCTGTTCACCAGCTATAAGATCATCCGCACGTCCATCGCCGGCATCATGGATGAGAGCGACAACGAACTGCTGGCCGAATTGGTGACCACGCTGAACAACAATCGGCGCGAAAACTGGATCGACCTGCACAACCTGCGCATCATCAAGTACGGCAGCATCCTCCACCTCGATTGTCATCAAACCGTGCCGTGGTATCTCAACGTGAACGAAGCCCACGCGGAGATCGACGCATTGGCAGAACCCGTGCGCAAGGCGTTTGGCGAGTCGCTGGAACTCTTTGTCCATTCCGACGGCTGCCTGGAGTTTTCCTGTCGCATCTGCAGCAAGTCGGATTGCCCGGTGCGGAAACACGCCTTTGAGAAACGCGTGCAGTGGACGGTAGAAAATGTATCGGTCAATAAAAAGCATTCCATCGAAACGGCCGATGGCCCGTTAACGGATCGTAACGGAAAATGA
- a CDS encoding DUF885 domain-containing protein: protein MKRCLPLFLAVMVVACTAPPPHPDRSLYTLIDEEWSFRIKEFPLFATYNDDTTQNDRLGSYAPEDLVRREKFYTTLLSNLNQLDRKSLSREDLVNYDLFTFYTQEELDYYLNKEYRIPILADDGFHISFAYMPSSLPFFTEKDYRNYIERLKAYPAYVDQNIHWMKQGLKDGFTMPKVVLNGYEVTITSHIVTDAEQSLFFKPFQNMPATFPAATKEKLIAAGKEAILKSVVPGYQTFLDFMTKEYIPGCRETIGTSALPGGEKYYQNRIHYYTTTNMTADEVHALGLKEVERIKGEMMDVLKQVGFKGDLAAFIKFLRTDPRFYPKTAEELLKDASFIAKKMDGKLPSLFGKLPRQPYGVAPVPDHLAPKYTAGRYSGSPIKSTEAGHYWVNTYNLPSRTLYTLEALTLHEAVPGHHLQGALTQELENLPKFRQQMYINTFGEGWGLYSEWLGIEAGFYQDPYSNFGRLTYEMWRACRLVVDTGIHVKGWTRQQVIDYLAANTALSLHECTTETDRYISWPGQALAYKIGELKIKELRKKAEQALGEKFDVRAFHDTVLSQGTVTLPILEDMINAFIETSKKK, encoded by the coding sequence ATGAAAAGATGTTTACCTCTCTTCCTGGCTGTGATGGTCGTTGCCTGCACGGCGCCACCGCCTCATCCCGACCGTTCGCTGTATACGCTCATCGATGAAGAATGGTCCTTCCGCATAAAAGAATTTCCACTCTTTGCCACCTACAACGACGACACGACGCAAAACGACAGGCTCGGTTCGTACGCCCCGGAAGACCTTGTCCGTCGCGAAAAATTCTATACCACGCTTTTAAGCAACCTGAATCAACTCGATCGCAAGTCGCTTTCGCGTGAAGACCTGGTGAACTATGATTTGTTCACCTTCTACACACAGGAAGAGCTGGATTACTACCTCAACAAAGAATACCGCATCCCCATCCTGGCCGACGATGGTTTTCATATCTCTTTTGCATACATGCCTTCGTCGTTGCCTTTTTTCACCGAGAAAGATTATCGCAACTACATCGAACGCCTGAAAGCTTATCCGGCCTATGTCGACCAGAATATTCATTGGATGAAACAAGGTCTGAAAGACGGCTTCACCATGCCCAAGGTGGTGCTGAACGGCTATGAAGTGACCATCACCTCGCACATTGTGACCGACGCCGAGCAGAGCCTGTTCTTCAAGCCTTTCCAGAATATGCCCGCCACCTTTCCAGCCGCCACCAAAGAAAAGCTGATCGCCGCCGGCAAAGAAGCCATCCTGAAAAGTGTGGTGCCCGGCTACCAGACCTTCCTGGATTTTATGACGAAAGAATACATCCCCGGCTGTCGCGAGACCATTGGCACATCGGCTTTGCCGGGCGGTGAAAAATATTATCAGAACCGCATCCACTACTACACCACCACCAACATGACGGCCGACGAGGTGCATGCCCTCGGCTTGAAAGAAGTGGAACGCATCAAAGGCGAAATGATGGACGTGTTAAAGCAAGTGGGCTTTAAAGGCGACCTGGCTGCGTTTATAAAATTCTTGCGCACCGACCCGCGCTTCTATCCCAAGACCGCGGAAGAATTATTGAAAGACGCTTCCTTCATTGCCAAGAAAATGGACGGCAAGTTGCCTTCCCTCTTTGGAAAGTTACCACGCCAGCCCTATGGCGTTGCTCCGGTGCCCGACCACCTGGCCCCCAAATACACAGCAGGCCGTTACTCAGGCTCGCCCATCAAAAGCACCGAGGCCGGTCACTATTGGGTGAACACATATAACCTGCCAAGCCGCACACTGTATACCCTGGAGGCCCTGACACTGCACGAGGCCGTGCCAGGCCACCACCTGCAAGGTGCACTTACCCAGGAGCTGGAGAACCTGCCAAAATTCAGACAGCAAATGTACATCAACACCTTTGGTGAAGGTTGGGGACTGTATTCGGAATGGCTGGGCATCGAAGCCGGGTTCTACCAGGATCCCTATTCGAACTTCGGACGGCTTACCTATGAAATGTGGCGCGCTTGCCGGTTGGTGGTAGACACCGGCATCCACGTGAAAGGCTGGACACGCCAGCAAGTGATCGACTACCTCGCGGCCAACACCGCCCTCTCCCTGCACGAATGCACGACCGAAACCGACCGCTACATCTCCTGGCCGGGTCAGGCCCTGGCCTACAAGATCGGTGAACTGAAGATCAAGGAACTGCGCAAAAAAGCCGAGCAGGCACTGGGCGAAAAATTTGATGTGCGCGCTTTTCACGATACCGTGCTCAGCCAGGGAACCGTAACACTTCCCATACTGGAAGATATGATCAACGCGTTTATTGAAACGTCGAAAAAGAAGTAG